A genomic segment from Polyangium mundeleinium encodes:
- a CDS encoding sigma-54-dependent transcriptional regulator, with amino-acid sequence MRRVLVVDDEENLRVVVRSFLKRDGYEVEVAPGVEEALALLESFGPDFILTDVRMPRLGGLDLLATLKAKGDPATVIVMSAYGNVDLALEAMKAGAYDYIQKPFKAEELLLTLRKAEEREALRRENRALKQEILRESTFEEILAKSASMQAIFKTISKIADYKTTVLVMGESGVGKELVARALHRRSSRRGGPFVAVNCGAIPESLLESELFGYRRGAFTDATTDRVGLFEQANHGTLLLDEIGELPLSLQVKLLRVLQEETIRKLGDSKDIKVDVRIIAATHRDLHAETQAGRFREDLFYRINVLPIGIPPLRERREDVPLLVEHFMNRNNARFGTNIRALSPEARRLLLEYGWPGNVRELENTIERAMVLAEKDSIEADDLPERIREARDPIQLHLTSGELSIKKTARVIEEILIRRALQKTKGNRTRAAEVLEISHRALLYKIKDYRIDL; translated from the coding sequence ATGCGTCGAGTCTTGGTCGTCGACGATGAAGAGAACTTGCGGGTCGTCGTTCGCTCCTTTCTGAAGCGCGACGGCTACGAGGTGGAGGTGGCGCCTGGGGTCGAGGAGGCGCTCGCGCTCCTCGAATCTTTCGGCCCGGACTTCATCCTCACGGACGTGCGGATGCCCCGGCTCGGAGGGCTCGATCTGCTCGCGACGCTGAAGGCGAAGGGCGATCCCGCGACGGTCATCGTGATGAGCGCGTACGGCAACGTCGACCTCGCCCTCGAGGCGATGAAGGCCGGCGCGTACGACTACATCCAGAAGCCGTTCAAGGCCGAGGAGCTCTTGCTCACGCTGCGCAAGGCCGAGGAGCGGGAGGCGCTGCGCCGGGAAAACCGCGCGCTCAAGCAGGAGATCCTGCGCGAGAGCACGTTCGAGGAGATCCTCGCGAAGAGCGCGAGCATGCAGGCGATCTTCAAGACGATCTCCAAGATCGCCGACTACAAGACCACGGTGCTCGTGATGGGCGAGAGCGGCGTGGGCAAGGAGCTCGTGGCGCGGGCCCTCCACCGGCGGAGCTCGCGGCGCGGCGGGCCGTTCGTCGCGGTGAACTGCGGGGCGATCCCCGAGAGCCTGCTCGAGAGTGAGCTCTTCGGCTACCGGCGCGGCGCCTTCACGGACGCGACCACCGACCGCGTCGGTCTCTTCGAACAGGCGAACCACGGCACGCTCCTGCTCGACGAGATCGGCGAGCTGCCCCTCTCGCTCCAGGTGAAGCTGCTCCGCGTGCTGCAGGAGGAGACGATCCGGAAACTCGGCGACTCGAAGGACATCAAGGTCGACGTGCGGATCATCGCCGCGACGCACCGCGACCTGCACGCCGAGACGCAAGCCGGCCGGTTCCGGGAGGATCTCTTTTATCGGATCAACGTCCTGCCGATCGGGATCCCGCCGCTCCGCGAGCGGCGCGAGGACGTGCCGCTGCTCGTCGAGCATTTCATGAACCGCAACAACGCGCGCTTCGGGACGAACATCCGCGCGCTCTCGCCCGAGGCGCGGCGCCTGCTCCTCGAGTACGGCTGGCCCGGCAACGTGCGCGAGCTCGAAAACACCATCGAGCGGGCCATGGTGCTCGCCGAGAAGGACAGCATCGAGGCCGACGACTTGCCCGAGCGCATCCGCGAGGCGCGTGATCCGATCCAGCTCCACCTGACGAGCGGGGAGCTCTCGATCAAGAAGACCGCGCGCGTCATCGAGGAGATCCTCATCCGCCGCGCGCTGCAGAAGACGAAGGGCAACCGCACGCGCGCCGCCGAGGTGCTGGAGATCAGCCACCGCGCGCTGCTCTACAAGATCAAAGACTACCGGATCGATCTGTGA